One genomic region from Skermania piniformis encodes:
- a CDS encoding Mov34/MPN/PAD-1 family protein yields the protein MVKHARADHPDEACGLIAGPAGSDRPERFVAMTNAERSPTFYRFDSGEQLRLWREMDAADEVPVVLYHSHTATAAYPSRTDISYAAEPDAHYVVVSTRDPDRHELRSYRIVDGVVTEEDVQIVGAY from the coding sequence ATGGTGAAGCACGCGCGCGCCGACCATCCGGACGAGGCGTGCGGGCTCATCGCCGGACCCGCCGGCAGTGACCGGCCCGAGCGATTCGTCGCGATGACCAATGCGGAGCGCTCGCCCACGTTCTACCGGTTCGACTCCGGCGAGCAGCTGCGGTTGTGGCGGGAGATGGATGCCGCCGACGAGGTGCCGGTGGTGCTGTACCACTCGCACACCGCCACCGCCGCGTACCCGAGCCGCACCGATATCTCCTACGCAGCCGAGCCGGACGCGCACTACGTCGTGGTGTCGACCCGGGATCCGGACCGGCATGAGCTGCGCAGTTACCGCATCGTCGACGGTGTGGTAACCGAGGAGGACGTCCAGATCGTCGGTGCGTATTGA
- a CDS encoding MoaD/ThiS family protein encodes MSVTVSVPTVLRPHTGGAKRVQATGSTVAEVIDDLDANYAGLKDRLVQDGKLLRFVNVYVSQDGVDEDIRFSGGLATVVADGATVTILPAVAGGDRSHTVAGG; translated from the coding sequence ATGTCCGTGACCGTGTCCGTTCCCACCGTGCTGCGGCCGCACACCGGCGGTGCGAAACGCGTGCAGGCCACCGGATCGACCGTCGCCGAGGTGATCGACGATCTGGACGCCAACTACGCGGGGTTGAAAGACCGGTTGGTCCAAGACGGCAAACTCTTGCGGTTCGTCAACGTCTACGTCAGCCAGGACGGGGTGGATGAAGACATCCGCTTTTCCGGTGGGCTGGCGACGGTCGTCGCGGACGGAGCGACCGTGACCATCCTGCCAGCCGTCGCCGGCGGCGACCGATCGCATACCGTCGCCGGCGGCTAG